In Brevinematales bacterium, one genomic interval encodes:
- a CDS encoding Nif3-like dinuclear metal center hexameric protein, translated as MANKTVSRTELVTYLDGLFDGIIADDSTANGLQVEGTEEIGTVGFSVDSSLDVFEAAAERGCRFLVTHHGLIWGGLKKVTGNDYRRLKALFDHQINLYVRHLPLDVHPDFGNNIGIIRALGAVSKEPFAEYGYFAEFPKPMPAGDLMRLIRDNINPEPVSMDFGPEEIRRIAVCSGSLRPSAAAEAVSGGAQALLTGEGSSASLFYYPARESGIHVIFAGHYATEIFGVRSLCAKVAEKFKELNTVLIEMPTGW; from the coding sequence ATGGCCAATAAAACGGTATCCCGTACCGAACTGGTCACTTATCTCGACGGGCTTTTCGACGGTATTATCGCGGACGACTCCACCGCCAACGGGCTTCAGGTCGAGGGGACGGAGGAGATCGGCACGGTAGGATTCAGCGTGGATTCGTCGCTCGATGTATTCGAGGCCGCGGCCGAACGCGGCTGCCGGTTCCTGGTCACCCATCACGGGCTGATATGGGGCGGCCTGAAAAAAGTCACCGGTAACGATTACCGCCGCCTGAAGGCTCTGTTCGATCATCAAATCAATCTCTATGTCCGGCATCTCCCGCTCGATGTGCACCCGGATTTCGGGAACAACATCGGCATTATCCGCGCGCTCGGCGCGGTATCGAAAGAACCGTTCGCGGAGTACGGGTATTTCGCCGAGTTCCCCAAGCCGATGCCCGCCGGCGATCTTATGCGGCTGATACGGGATAATATCAACCCTGAGCCCGTCTCGATGGATTTCGGGCCGGAGGAAATCCGCAGGATCGCGGTATGCTCAGGGAGTCTCCGTCCGAGCGCGGCCGCCGAAGCGGTCAGCGGCGGGGCGCAGGCGCTGCTTACCGGCGAGGGCAGTTCGGCAAGCCTCTTCTACTACCCCGCGCGGGAAAGCGGTATCCATGTGATATTCGCGGGACATTACGCGACCGAAATATTCGGGGTACGCAGTTTATGCGCGAAGGTAGCAGAGAAATTTAAGGAGTTGAATACGGTTCTGATTGAAATGCCGACAGGCTGGTAA
- a CDS encoding DUF1577 domain-containing protein — translation MIITEEFTDEKEIMKVIALFCGNQTTAKFSDRDIVFTTRFKEIRSGQIILSQVDSSHPGLSLEDYNMRPLDAEVVLGGSIYIFEAIPMGAKNISMPNIIKAHPKRKNERIKIAGNEFVQKMFATISMKVVDFTVQDEELAKKIHLIIATIESHLTRSENYDIAKISLFDGTEKNIITRLIKKLKKPFVVFNTANFKIKEDLVLSYEDYVKFLSEEGFDLKNILSQLDKVKEFYQKNMIKSEAILPLIFEGEAIGQIRVVSLKEYITKTHVRRLITLAQQAVENLFEKCSFEIVTKEPQILQDMSVGGAKITITEPDMYKYIRELRRIYMQLTFPDATQIKTMGTILNMYDNTPEGYRVIGIKFSANIDWRDKAKLDEFIQSVMRLQNVRVSN, via the coding sequence ATGATAATTACCGAAGAATTTACCGACGAAAAAGAAATAATGAAGGTTATCGCATTGTTTTGCGGTAACCAGACCACCGCGAAATTTTCCGACCGCGATATTGTTTTTACCACGCGGTTCAAGGAAATCCGTTCCGGTCAGATTATTCTATCGCAGGTGGACAGCAGTCATCCGGGGCTTTCCCTCGAGGATTATAATATGCGCCCCCTTGACGCGGAAGTCGTGCTCGGCGGGAGTATCTATATTTTCGAGGCTATCCCCATGGGCGCGAAAAATATTTCCATGCCTAATATCATCAAAGCCCATCCGAAGCGTAAAAATGAAAGAATCAAGATCGCGGGCAACGAATTTGTCCAGAAGATGTTTGCCACTATTTCCATGAAGGTCGTCGATTTTACGGTGCAGGACGAGGAACTCGCGAAAAAAATCCACCTGATCATCGCCACTATTGAGAGCCACCTCACGCGTTCGGAAAACTACGACATCGCGAAAATCTCCCTTTTCGACGGCACGGAAAAAAATATTATTACCCGCCTCATCAAGAAGCTGAAGAAACCGTTCGTGGTGTTCAATACCGCGAATTTTAAAATTAAGGAAGACCTTGTCCTATCCTATGAGGATTATGTGAAGTTCCTCAGCGAGGAAGGGTTCGACCTGAAAAATATCCTTTCCCAGCTCGATAAAGTGAAAGAGTTTTACCAGAAGAACATGATAAAGAGCGAGGCTATCCTTCCCCTGATTTTCGAGGGCGAAGCGATCGGGCAGATCCGGGTGGTGTCCCTCAAGGAATATATCACCAAGACCCATGTCCGCCGTCTTATCACTCTCGCCCAGCAGGCGGTCGAGAACCTGTTCGAAAAATGCTCCTTTGAAATTGTTACCAAGGAGCCGCAGATTTTACAGGATATGAGCGTGGGCGGCGCGAAGATCACGATTACCGAGCCGGACATGTATAAATATATCCGCGAACTGAGACGTATCTACATGCAGTTGACGTTCCCGGACGCGACGCAGATCAAGACGATGGGTACTATCCTGAATATGTATGACAATACGCCTGAGGGATACCGCGTGATCGGGATAAAGTTTTCGGCGAATATTGACTGGCGCGATAAGGCCAAACTGGATGAGTTTATCCAGAGCGTCATGCGTCTCCAGAACGTTCGGGTATCTAACTGA
- a CDS encoding integration host factor subunit beta produces MGRSKLTKSDIVDIVFEDNDIREYGVSRREVSLVVSKFIEKLRESIEKLDDEDRIELRGFGTFGIKKRRARVARNPKTGQQVDVPERKSPYFKAGRDMKQSILHS; encoded by the coding sequence ATGGGGAGAAGCAAATTAACAAAATCCGATATCGTGGATATTGTATTCGAAGATAACGATATCCGTGAATACGGTGTGTCCCGTCGTGAGGTGAGCTTGGTGGTATCGAAATTCATAGAGAAACTCCGTGAATCGATTGAGAAGCTGGACGACGAGGATCGGATTGAGTTGAGAGGCTTCGGAACTTTCGGCATTAAAAAGCGCCGCGCTCGTGTCGCGCGTAATCCGAAAACCGGTCAGCAGGTCGATGTTCCCGAAAGAAAATCTCCCTATTTCAAAGCCGGACGCGACATGAAACAGTCGATCTTACACAGCTAA
- the rpsT gene encoding 30S ribosomal protein S20, which produces MPNIKSAKKRVRQSEKSRIRNRVVRSYIKNLRKKTIEVLNSKDVTKEAALAILTEYQTKVDQTWTKGVFKRNKSSRLVSKMNALYYKNFLAKDNKQEA; this is translated from the coding sequence GTGCCAAATATTAAATCCGCCAAGAAAAGAGTGCGGCAGTCGGAAAAGAGCAGAATTCGGAACAGGGTTGTCAGGAGTTATATCAAAAATTTAAGAAAGAAAACCATAGAGGTCTTGAATTCTAAAGATGTAACGAAAGAAGCAGCGTTGGCTATACTTACCGAGTACCAGACGAAAGTAGACCAGACATGGACAAAGGGTGTATTCAAGCGCAACAAGTCATCCCGTCTTGTATCGAAAATGAATGCTTTGTATTATAAAAACTTTTTAGCAAAAGACAACAAGCAGGAGGCGTAA
- the mtaB gene encoding tRNA (N(6)-L-threonylcarbamoyladenosine(37)-C(2))-methylthiotransferase MtaB — protein sequence MKKSVYIATLGCKLNRFESDALSENLRASGFDIARKLEDADTVVVNTCTVTNQADARSRGILRKAKRMGKFTVATGCYATADYDELSHAGFADLVLGNTNKFRLAEFLGSAAAEPMDADFPRITSFERTRAYIKIQDGCGKFCSYCRIPYARGKSRSLAPERILAAARGLIANGYREIVLTGVNISDYRYEEIRLARLTGSLLDLDGDFRLRLSSLQPDEFEPELIEYLGHPRFAGHFHISLQSGSAGVLERMNRHYMPEYFHRLTARIRDKMPDCGLTTDIIVGFPGETDAEFEETVALTQAAGFTRAHLFPYSPRKGTRAARMTDVHGDIKSGREARLREIYLETAKDFIARHIIGKPQRVLAESITNGAANGYTSNYLRIFFPANGHGTNSFVNVVPDRVEVAKDWSVDLYGTASD from the coding sequence ATGAAAAAATCCGTATATATCGCCACACTCGGCTGCAAGCTCAACCGTTTCGAATCCGACGCCCTCTCGGAAAATCTCCGCGCGTCCGGGTTCGATATCGCGCGGAAGCTCGAGGACGCGGACACGGTCGTCGTCAACACCTGCACGGTCACCAATCAGGCCGACGCCCGTTCGCGGGGGATACTCCGCAAGGCGAAACGGATGGGCAAGTTTACGGTAGCGACCGGATGCTACGCGACCGCCGATTACGACGAGCTCTCGCACGCCGGTTTCGCCGACCTCGTGCTCGGCAATACGAACAAGTTCCGTCTCGCGGAGTTCCTCGGGAGCGCGGCGGCGGAGCCGATGGACGCGGATTTCCCGCGGATCACGAGCTTCGAACGCACCCGCGCGTATATCAAGATACAGGACGGATGCGGGAAATTTTGCAGCTACTGCCGTATCCCCTACGCGCGCGGGAAAAGCCGCAGTCTCGCACCGGAACGGATACTCGCCGCCGCGCGGGGGCTGATCGCCAACGGGTACAGGGAGATCGTGCTGACCGGCGTGAATATCAGCGACTACCGTTATGAAGAAATACGTCTCGCGCGGCTCACCGGGAGTCTCCTCGATCTCGACGGGGATTTCCGCCTGCGGCTGTCGTCGCTCCAGCCCGACGAGTTCGAACCGGAACTGATCGAATACCTCGGCCATCCCCGTTTCGCCGGGCACTTCCATATCTCGCTCCAGAGCGGGAGCGCGGGGGTGCTCGAACGGATGAACCGTCATTATATGCCGGAGTACTTTCACCGCCTGACCGCGCGTATCCGTGATAAAATGCCCGATTGCGGGCTGACCACCGATATTATAGTAGGATTCCCCGGCGAGACCGACGCGGAGTTTGAGGAAACCGTCGCGCTCACACAGGCGGCGGGGTTCACGCGCGCGCACCTGTTCCCCTACTCGCCCCGGAAGGGCACGCGCGCCGCGCGGATGACGGACGTGCACGGCGATATCAAGTCCGGGCGGGAAGCCCGCCTGCGGGAGATTTACCTCGAGACGGCGAAGGATTTTATCGCGCGCCATATTATCGGGAAACCCCAGCGGGTGCTGGCGGAAAGTATTACTAACGGCGCCGCGAACGGGTACACGTCGAACTATCTGCGGATATTTTTTCCCGCGAACGGGCATGGGACGAACAGCTTCGTGAACGTCGTCCCGGATAGGGTAGAAGTAGCCAAAGACTGGTCGGTGGACTTATACGGGACTGCCTCCGACTAG
- a CDS encoding HD-GYP domain-containing protein, with amino-acid sequence MKGLLLTVDQNRVILQIHPLLRRYVGRDETVGVLAETIFSFYPEFGFILEVIKDMENSGVKRKSIHVPIRYHSIELARIKFDKDMDIDVIKSEVSDTETMYYFYTPNIEHFEEFYILLREKERLYTNSVGILKDISMEVLNEPSSKIAARKSIDMVCRLFKADTAIIRLYKNNRVLEKYVSSGIDGEYIGKHVDIDPRDIPAYMTAIEERRPVFDENPEKGLGILYKDLSLEHTVNLLVALPIISNNRVVGILALTFSEPNELLLESADILENVVNELKFLLEKSDYFLELLDTTERLKNLNIAIVTSLSNAIETRDPYTKGHSERVAAYAVEMARNLGWDDYELEKLRVAGVLHDIGKVGIPDAVLLKPANLSAHEREIMNLHPELSAAIVSEIDNFAELVPWVRFHHENFDGTGYPYGLKGNEIPLGARILAVADGFDAMTSDRPYRTALGFDQARDILTECSGTQWDPEIVKIALDNLDVIFQNTPSFYHIPEILDEFRRRIFNMNLMDGLYLYEYIHDEAVQYIQEKKPFSTAVISLKDHIAPFNATEKKRAVFNLIDSIKKNIHYPILVSRYNYYELVLMAPMVNKQFMRKILNKVLVEFFQKTNLFYSSNVLSYPEDSFDIDHLLERLLNEKKQTDFMN; translated from the coding sequence ATGAAAGGACTACTGCTGACTGTCGACCAAAACCGTGTCATCCTTCAAATTCATCCGCTATTACGCCGTTATGTAGGCAGGGATGAAACTGTGGGCGTTTTGGCCGAGACTATTTTTTCATTCTACCCTGAATTCGGTTTTATACTCGAAGTCATTAAGGATATGGAAAACTCCGGCGTAAAACGGAAGAGTATCCACGTACCCATCCGTTATCATTCCATCGAGCTGGCGCGGATAAAATTCGATAAAGATATGGATATCGATGTGATCAAGTCCGAGGTCTCCGATACGGAAACGATGTACTATTTCTATACCCCGAATATCGAGCATTTCGAGGAATTTTACATCCTCCTGCGCGAAAAAGAACGTCTCTATACCAATTCCGTCGGTATCCTCAAAGATATATCCATGGAGGTGCTCAACGAGCCCTCCTCGAAGATCGCGGCGCGTAAAAGTATCGATATGGTATGCCGCCTCTTCAAGGCCGATACCGCGATTATCCGTCTCTACAAAAATAACCGCGTCCTCGAAAAATATGTCTCCTCCGGTATCGACGGCGAGTATATCGGGAAACATGTGGACATCGATCCGCGCGATATCCCCGCTTATATGACCGCCATCGAGGAACGCAGACCCGTGTTCGACGAAAACCCCGAAAAGGGTTTGGGTATTCTTTATAAAGATTTGTCGCTCGAGCATACGGTCAATCTTCTGGTCGCGCTCCCTATTATCAGCAACAACCGGGTCGTCGGTATTCTCGCCCTGACCTTCAGCGAACCGAACGAACTCCTGCTTGAAAGCGCGGATATTCTGGAAAATGTCGTCAATGAACTGAAATTCCTGCTGGAAAAAAGCGACTACTTCCTCGAACTCCTCGATACTACCGAACGGCTGAAAAATCTCAATATCGCCATAGTAACTTCGCTCTCCAACGCTATCGAAACGCGCGACCCGTACACTAAAGGACATTCCGAACGTGTCGCGGCATATGCGGTGGAGATGGCGCGCAATCTCGGATGGGACGACTACGAATTGGAAAAGCTCCGGGTCGCCGGGGTATTGCACGACATCGGAAAAGTGGGTATCCCCGACGCGGTACTGCTCAAGCCCGCCAACCTGAGCGCCCACGAGCGGGAGATTATGAACCTGCATCCCGAACTCAGCGCGGCCATCGTATCGGAGATCGATAACTTCGCCGAACTCGTCCCGTGGGTTCGCTTCCATCACGAGAATTTCGACGGCACCGGTTATCCATACGGCCTCAAGGGCAACGAAATCCCGTTGGGCGCGAGGATTCTCGCGGTCGCGGACGGTTTCGACGCGATGACGTCGGACAGGCCTTACCGTACCGCGCTCGGCTTCGATCAGGCGCGGGATATTCTGACCGAATGCTCCGGCACGCAATGGGACCCGGAAATCGTTAAAATCGCGCTGGACAATCTCGACGTCATTTTCCAGAACACCCCCTCGTTCTACCATATCCCGGAGATACTCGACGAATTCCGCCGCCGTATCTTCAATATGAACCTGATGGACGGGCTCTATCTTTACGAGTATATTCATGACGAGGCGGTGCAGTATATCCAGGAGAAAAAACCGTTCTCGACGGCTGTGATCTCCCTCAAAGACCATATCGCCCCGTTCAATGCGACCGAGAAGAAACGCGCCGTATTCAACCTGATCGATTCGATAAAAAAGAATATCCACTACCCGATTCTGGTATCCCGTTATAACTACTACGAACTGGTTCTGATGGCTCCGATGGTCAATAAGCAGTTCATGCGTAAAATTCTCAACAAGGTGCTGGTGGAGTTTTTCCAGAAAACCAATCTCTTTTATTCTTCGAACGTGCTGAGCTATCCCGAGGATTCTTTCGATATCGACCATCTCCTCGAGCGTCTGCTGAACGAGAAGAAACAGACCGATTTTATGAACTAA
- a CDS encoding glycosyltransferase family 4 protein has translation MKKILWLSRRDIKHPASGGAEVFCDKVMTGMVKKGYEITLFCASFPGASPEDTINGYRVVRSGGSFSVFLKGNRFTKQHRAGYDAIIDEVNTIPFFTHRFRDARRKTFALVHQLAREIWFYQMPFPVSLAGYIAEPFLLRPYRKINAVITVSESTRHGLTAMGLKNDIFIIREPLNLPLIPFERTQDKFSALTLVYLGRIMPSKRVEEIIKTLAVLTPEEPNARLIIMGGGEKKYTARLKKLADKLGISANIEFTGFVTDEQKSTNLRRSHFLMMTSTREGWGMVVNEANAQGTPAVVYDAPGLRDSVKDGVNGIICRDNTPAQAAARMIEIYRNRESYTAMVKNSLADAATFSPQKTVDEFENVLIRRMGW, from the coding sequence ATGAAGAAAATATTATGGCTATCCCGCAGGGATATCAAGCATCCCGCGTCCGGCGGCGCTGAAGTATTCTGCGATAAGGTAATGACGGGAATGGTAAAAAAGGGATACGAAATTACCTTATTCTGCGCGTCATTCCCCGGCGCGTCCCCGGAGGATACGATCAACGGATACCGCGTCGTCAGGAGCGGCGGATCGTTCTCGGTATTCCTCAAGGGCAACCGTTTCACGAAACAGCACCGTGCCGGGTACGACGCGATAATCGACGAGGTGAACACTATCCCCTTCTTTACGCATAGATTCCGGGACGCCCGCAGAAAAACGTTTGCGCTCGTCCACCAGCTCGCGCGCGAAATATGGTTTTATCAGATGCCGTTTCCTGTTTCCCTTGCGGGATATATTGCCGAGCCGTTCCTGCTCCGTCCCTATCGGAAGATTAATGCCGTGATCACTGTATCCGAATCGACCCGGCACGGCCTGACCGCTATGGGTTTGAAGAACGATATTTTTATCATCCGCGAGCCGCTCAATCTGCCCCTCATCCCGTTCGAACGTACTCAGGATAAGTTTTCCGCGCTCACGCTGGTCTATCTCGGACGGATTATGCCGTCGAAACGCGTGGAGGAAATTATTAAAACACTTGCCGTTCTAACGCCGGAAGAACCGAACGCCCGCCTGATTATCATGGGCGGCGGCGAGAAAAAATATACGGCCCGCCTGAAAAAATTGGCGGACAAACTGGGGATTTCCGCGAATATCGAATTCACGGGGTTTGTCACGGACGAGCAAAAAAGTACAAACCTGCGCCGAAGCCATTTCCTGATGATGACCTCGACACGCGAAGGATGGGGGATGGTCGTGAACGAGGCGAACGCGCAGGGGACTCCCGCGGTGGTCTACGACGCGCCCGGCCTGCGCGACTCGGTGAAGGACGGCGTGAACGGGATAATCTGCCGGGATAACACGCCCGCGCAAGCCGCCGCACGCATGATCGAAATATACCGTAACCGGGAATCATATACCGCGATGGTGAAAAACTCCCTTGCGGACGCCGCGACATTTTCACCGCAGAAGACGGTGGACGAGTTCGAAAACGTCCTGATCCGGCGGATGGGGTGGTAG
- a CDS encoding MATE family efflux transporter: MKDLTEGNELKVIILFAIPMLIGNVFQQLYNTVDAIIVGNIVGKVALAAVGASFPLIFLMVSLIMGLGIGASVMISQFYGAKQMDKLKATIETFYFFLAIGCVIVTAAGIIFAEPILNLMNTPPEMLQPAKSYMIIFFSGMIFLFGFNGISAILRGLGDSKTPLYFLIVSTLINIGLDLLFVAVFRWGIEGAAYATVIAQAVTFVGGMIVLQKNHPILKTDLRKIKFVPELFLKMTRIGLPTGIQQMLVAASLMAMTGIVMSFGTDVQAGFTSAGRVVSFAMMPIMSFSMALSSFAGQNIGAGKHERVTRGFRMTLLFNIAFAVIMGVVFILFGKYLIQLFNQDPNVLYHGGEYLKIVGYFYWFVAVMFIVGGVMRGAGDTFVPMLISLLALWLFRIPLAHWLSSMLGPDGIWWSIPLGWGFGAPASLIYYLTGRWKKMSVVHPKGDMEIPIPPIAEGAPDIDR; this comes from the coding sequence GTGAAAGATTTAACGGAAGGCAATGAACTTAAGGTTATCATTTTATTCGCGATACCGATGCTGATCGGTAATGTATTCCAGCAGTTATACAATACGGTCGATGCGATAATAGTCGGGAACATCGTCGGAAAAGTCGCGCTCGCCGCGGTCGGCGCGAGTTTCCCTTTGATATTTCTAATGGTCTCCCTGATTATGGGGTTGGGCATAGGCGCGTCGGTAATGATTTCCCAGTTTTACGGCGCGAAACAGATGGACAAGCTGAAAGCCACCATCGAGACTTTTTATTTCTTTCTCGCGATAGGCTGCGTCATTGTCACAGCCGCGGGAATCATTTTCGCCGAGCCTATCCTGAACCTGATGAATACCCCCCCGGAAATGCTTCAGCCGGCAAAATCCTATATGATCATCTTTTTCAGCGGCATGATTTTCCTGTTCGGGTTTAACGGTATCAGCGCGATTCTCCGGGGATTAGGCGATTCGAAAACACCGCTCTACTTTTTAATCGTGTCCACCCTGATTAATATCGGCCTCGATCTGTTATTTGTCGCGGTATTCAGATGGGGTATCGAGGGCGCGGCCTACGCGACGGTTATCGCGCAGGCGGTGACATTTGTCGGGGGAATGATCGTGCTCCAGAAAAATCATCCCATCCTGAAAACCGATCTCAGAAAGATAAAATTCGTGCCGGAATTATTTCTGAAAATGACCCGGATCGGCCTGCCTACGGGAATCCAGCAAATGCTGGTGGCGGCGAGCTTAATGGCGATGACCGGTATCGTGATGAGCTTCGGTACGGACGTGCAGGCGGGTTTCACATCGGCGGGAAGAGTCGTTTCGTTCGCGATGATGCCGATTATGAGCTTCTCGATGGCGTTATCGTCATTCGCCGGCCAGAATATCGGCGCCGGTAAGCACGAACGGGTCACCCGCGGTTTCCGTATGACCCTGCTCTTTAATATCGCGTTCGCGGTCATTATGGGAGTCGTTTTCATCCTATTCGGGAAATACCTCATCCAGTTATTTAACCAGGACCCGAACGTTCTTTACCATGGCGGCGAGTACCTGAAAATCGTCGGGTATTTCTACTGGTTCGTCGCGGTCATGTTTATTGTCGGGGGCGTGATGCGCGGCGCCGGGGATACATTTGTCCCGATGCTGATTTCCCTCCTTGCGCTGTGGTTATTCCGTATCCCGCTCGCGCACTGGCTTTCCTCGATGTTAGGCCCCGACGGTATCTGGTGGTCTATCCCGCTGGGATGGGGATTCGGCGCGCCCGCGTCGCTGATCTATTACCTGACCGGACGATGGAAGAAGATGTCGGTTGTTCACCCGAAGGGGGATATGGAAATCCCCATTCCCCCGATAGCCGAGGGAGCGCCGGATATCGACCGTTAA
- a CDS encoding YcxB family protein, producing the protein MTEIEVVFTYSKQEFIRAMRRYLRTRLRFVPFSIIGAVLLAASIVFLLTDGPTIYSLTLMILSSILILILLLGIFYMPVVAYNSQSKYKDEYRLKFTPGHIYFKTAAIDSTIGWEFYGSSWETDEFYYLFNTRRSVSIIPKRAFKSDSDLSGFARLLSEKFGGNAVQK; encoded by the coding sequence ATGACCGAAATCGAAGTCGTTTTCACCTACTCTAAGCAGGAATTTATCCGCGCGATGCGGAGATATTTAAGGACCCGGTTACGATTCGTACCGTTCTCGATTATCGGGGCGGTACTGTTGGCGGCCAGCATCGTTTTTTTATTGACGGACGGGCCGACTATCTATAGCCTGACGTTAATGATACTATCTTCCATCCTTATACTCATCCTGTTATTAGGGATTTTTTATATGCCGGTAGTCGCCTACAACAGCCAGTCGAAATATAAGGACGAGTACCGTTTGAAATTCACTCCCGGTCATATCTATTTTAAGACCGCTGCGATCGATTCGACGATCGGTTGGGAGTTCTACGGCAGCTCATGGGAAACGGACGAGTTTTATTATCTGTTCAATACCCGGCGGAGCGTATCCATTATCCCGAAACGCGCCTTTAAGAGCGATTCCGACCTGTCGGGATTTGCCCGCCTGCTCTCCGAAAAATTCGGCGGCAATGCCGTACAGAAATAA
- a CDS encoding SH3 domain-containing protein, translating into MKKNIFYIIVLFTLLLFIPLFAKKAEVNCGGYYYNSGIGKIYYMYGDKVNVRQEPSTNGKKIGQLSIGAAVKILEKTDQIWEMNGHEEEWYKVEYADAGGKLKEGYVWGGMIAKASWVWIETENLIPKQTMILMGVSKSGGVPSLKFRVLQNYRLISESEEIVPPGNQYFGSMPQNFGLTAGIYTDIGFKHPADIIYIGFYMDGGECNRNQIYYMFYDGKKVYYGLQAESTAGEGGGTSLSIDLPKAGANSDIFTLVYGDYCEPYGDEEFDPKIHKTEYTKIKYQWTGKSVIQLDHKDE; encoded by the coding sequence ATGAAGAAAAATATTTTTTATATTATAGTCCTATTTACTTTATTGCTGTTTATCCCGTTATTCGCTAAAAAAGCTGAGGTCAATTGCGGCGGGTACTATTATAATTCCGGTATCGGCAAGATATACTACATGTATGGCGATAAAGTCAATGTACGTCAGGAACCTTCGACGAACGGCAAGAAAATCGGACAGCTTTCTATCGGGGCCGCCGTGAAAATACTTGAAAAAACCGATCAGATTTGGGAAATGAATGGACATGAGGAAGAATGGTATAAAGTGGAATATGCCGATGCCGGCGGAAAACTTAAAGAAGGTTATGTCTGGGGCGGAATGATCGCGAAGGCAAGCTGGGTTTGGATAGAAACAGAAAATTTAATCCCAAAGCAGACCATGATTCTCATGGGCGTATCCAAATCGGGCGGAGTACCCTCGTTAAAGTTTCGGGTTCTGCAAAACTACAGGCTTATCTCGGAGTCGGAGGAAATTGTGCCCCCGGGAAACCAATATTTCGGCAGTATGCCGCAAAACTTCGGTTTGACTGCGGGAATATATACGGATATCGGGTTTAAACACCCCGCCGATATTATCTATATCGGATTCTATATGGATGGAGGGGAGTGCAATAGAAATCAAATTTATTATATGTTCTACGATGGGAAAAAGGTTTACTACGGATTGCAGGCGGAATCCACGGCCGGCGAGGGCGGCGGAACCAGCCTTTCCATCGATCTGCCGAAAGCCGGGGCGAACAGCGATATATTCACTTTAGTATACGGCGACTATTGCGAACCCTACGGCGATGAAGAGTTCGATCCAAAAATACATAAAACCGAGTATACGAAAATCAAGTATCAATGGACGGGAAAATCCGTGATCCAGCTCGATCATAAAGACGAATAG